A stretch of DNA from Gimesia chilikensis:
TGCCAGCTTCCCTACCCGGGCGAACTGCAGGAAGGCATCCAGGATCTCCTGCAGGTGCTTGCATTCCCGCTGCACGCTTTCAACTTTTTTCAGCATGCGATGACGGGAAGGGACATCCAGTGTCTCCAGATCTTCAGTGAGCAGTTCGAGGTTCATGCTCATCGTGGAGAGCGGGTTTTTGATTTCATGCGCCAGGCCACCGGCCAGCGTTGCGATTTCGGAATACTGGGCTTCCAGCTTTTCCCGTTCAGCAACACTCAGCGGGCTCTCGTTGACTGCGGATGGTCTCTGCATGGTTACTTCCCAACCGGACGGACAAAATAGTGGAGCACGATGGTCTGCTGCTCCACTCTTGTATCAGAAACTGCTGTTTCAAAAATAAAACGATGAAGTCATCTCAAATCGAGCTCCTTCATCGTTTTATATTTATCTCAGATCAAAAAGAGTGACTGAGCCATTGTCTGTCAGACCTGGAATGACGGGGGTTTCAGCAGTTCAACACACTCGCTGGTGTGTGGTTTGCTTTGCCCCCCGGTCAATTCAGGTGATCGATGGCCCTTACTCTTCTTCCGCTGCAACAGCGTCGCCATTTCCTTCCGCACCAGCCTGTTCAGCCAGAACGGCTTTGCGGGAGAGTTTAACGCGGTTCTGATCATCAACGGCGATGACCTTCACCTGCAGACGGTCGCCCATTTTACAGATGTCACTGACCGATTTCACGAACCCATCCGACAGTTCGCTGATGTGGCAGAGTCCATCTTTACCGGGAGCAATCTCAATGAATGCACCGAATTCTTTGATCGAACTGACCACACCATCGTAAATCCGTCCGACACGAATTTCTTCGGTCAGGGCTTCGATGTGAGCCAGAGCTTTCTCAACGATTTCTACATTGCCACCAGAGATGGTAACGGTTCCGTCGTCCTGAATGTCGATAGTCGCACCAGTGTCTTCCTGGATCGCACGGATTGTCTTACCACCCGGACCGATGAGCAGACCAATCTTTTCAGGATTGATCTTGGTCTGGTGCAGACGTGGTGCGTAGGCAGAGATTTCTGCCCGGGGACGACGAATGGCGGTAAGCATGGTTCGCAGCAGTTCCAGACGGGCCTTTTTGGCGGCTTCCAGAGTTGCTTTGATAATGTCTTCACCAATACCATCGTTTTTCAGGTCGAGCTGAATCCCGGTAATCCCTTTCTGGGTACCGGCGACTTTGAAGTCCATATCGCAGAAGTGGTCTTCATCGCCAATGATGTCAGTCAGAACTTTGAAGTCGTCTCCCTGAGTCACCAGACCGATTGAGATCCCGGCAACGGGCTGACGCAGCGGGACGCCAGCATCCATCAGCGAGAGAGTCGCCGAGCAGACAGAGGCCATCGAGCTACTACCGTTGGATTCCAGAATATCGGAGATCACGCGGATGGTGTAAGGGAAGTCTTCTTCGCTGGGCAGTACCGGTGCAACGGAACGTTCTGCCAGACAGCCGTGACCAATTTCACGACGTCCTGGTCCACGAATCGGGCGACATTCACCCACGGAGAACGAAGGGAAGTAGTAGTGCAGCATGAACCGCTGCAGTTCTTCTTCAAACAGACCGTCGACCCGCTGCTGGTCACGTGATGTGCCCAGGGTAACGGTTGCCATCGACTGAGTTTCGCCACGTGTGAAGACGGCAGAACCGTGCACGCGAGGGAGTGTCGATGTCTCACAGGCGACATCCCGCAGCTGATCGGGAGTACGACCGTCCAGACGACGACCGCTCATAGCCAGTTCGCGAACGGCCCGTTGTTCCAGATCATGGAAGGCTTCTTCGAACTGAGCGCGAGTTGCACCGTCTGCTGTTTCTTTTGCTTCTTCGGGGAAGAACTTTTCTACCAGTTCGTTGTGAATGACTTTGGTGCCTTCACGACGTTCTGCTTTGACCGTGCTCTGCATGGCAGCGGCCAGTTTCTGGTAGATGGGATCATCCAGTTTCGCGATGAAGGGATTTTCCGGAGGTGCTTCGTACTGGAAGGGCTCAATACCGGCCTTTTCACGCAGTTCCAGCTGCAGATCAATGATCTTCTTCAGCTCAGAATGAGCGTGCATGATTGCTGCAGACATTTCGTCTTCAGGAATCTGGCTTCCGAAACCTTCGATCATCAGAACCGATTTGCTTGAGCCGGCAACGATCAGGTCCAGGTCGCTTTCAGCGATCTGTTCCCGAGTCGGCAAGGTAATCAGTTCGCCATTGATGCGTCCCAGGCGAACGGCGGCGATTGGTCCCTGGAAGGGAACCGGAGAGAGGCACAGTGCCGCACTGGCCGCGTTGATTGACAGCACGTCAGGATCGTTAAATCCATCGCAGGACATGACGTTAGACATGACCTGCAGTTCATCTTTAAATTCTTTGGGAAACAGGGGACGAATCGGACGGTCGGTCAAGCGTGCCGTCAGGATTTCCTTGGTGGTAGGACGTCCTTCCCGTTTCAAAAATCCACCGGGGAACTTGCCTGCAGCAGCAGCCCGTTCCCGATAATCAACTGTCAGAGGGAAAAAGTCAGTCCCCTCTCTTGCAGGGCCTGTCGCCGTTGCGACAAAGACGACAGTTTCACCATACTGAATAAGAACAGACCCTGCGGCCTGCTTCGCTAACTGACCAGTTGTAAGACTAAGTTTCTGTCCGCCAACCTCACATTCAACAACTACTTTCACAATAATTTCCTAATTCTTTTCCGACAAACCGACAAAGATCAGCGAACAACCGAAATTACTTTCGGATATTCAGCCGATCGAGAATTTCCCTATAGCTTTCTGCATTCTTTTTGTGCAAATAATCCAGCAGACCACGGCGGCGGCTGACCATCTGCAGCAGGCCACGACGACTCGCGTGATCTTTAACGTTGGACCGGAGGTGCTCGGTTAAATTTACAATCCGTTCGGTAAGCACAGCAATCTGCACTTCAGCAGATCCGGTATCCCCTTGTTTCGACTGATACTCTTGAATCAATTCTGCTCTTCGTTCCTGAGTGACTGACATTCTTTCACTTAAACCTTTACAACAAACAACTTGACAAACAGAGAAGATCGGGGACTTCCCCATGCAAAGACAGCCACTACGATCCTTGTCTGGACTTTCTGAGACGGGTAATGGCGAGAGAAAACAAAGCTATTACGCTAGCTTTCAGGGTATTTAAGGTACTTAATGTAGCAATTTGAATAGATTATTCAATGGATACACTACACGGTTTATAAAAACGTTTCTGAATCAATTTAAACCGTCAGCATACCCTGACAACCGGAAAAGCATACACATAAGCCCACCTTTACCAGCAAGAAACCGCATTACCCTAAGCAGTTTCCTCATCGGGACTTACTTCACGCACCACAATTTCATTCCCTTGAATCTGGGAAATTTCTACCGGTACACCGACCTGAATATAGGGGCCTTCGCTGATCACATCGATCCAGACTCCCTCAATTTCAACCCGTCCAGCGGGTCGTAAAACGGATGTGGTGACCCCCTGCATGCCCACTTTTAACTCCAAGCCGTGGCGCTGGACACTGTCAAAGTTGCCGAGCAGTTCGGGGTCCAGCCGGATCTCGTGACCACCAGGACGTTGATTGTCGCCCGGGGGTGCGAGAATAATCGAACTCATCAGCCGCGACTCGGGCAGAAATCGATTCAGAATCAACGCCAGCACAATAACCGTTACCAACGACGCACTCATGGTGCCGACCGTGTTGGTCATGTTGGTGAAATCGGAACCGGGGCGCAATGTATTGAAATCCCCGAAGGTCTGGCTGGCAAGAATAATCGAAGAGACGATCAGCAGCCCTCCGGAAACGCCGAAGATCCCGAAACCGGGAATGACGAAGATCTCCATCAGAATGCAGATCATGCCGATCACGAACAGGACGATCTCGAGGTATCCAGCCGTCCCTCCCAGGAATTTGCTCCAGAAAAACAAGCCGAAACAGACGGCTGACATAATTCCGAACATCCCGGTCAGCGTATAAAGTTCGAGGTAGATGAACAGGGCACCCATAAAGAATAGCAGAAAGGTCACCGCTCCCGTGTTAAGGTAAAAAACGAGGGTATCGACCCAGGTACGCCCAACCGCTTTCAAGTTGACACCAGCGGCAATTCCCAGTCGCTGCTTGAGTTCATCCATGTCACGCACGGGAGGTTCCGCGAGCTTGAGTTCGTGAGCCCGGACGCCATTAACGGTCAGCAGGTTGCCTTTCTTCGACTCGGGAATCATCGGGCCTTTGATCCATTCCCCATTCGATTCATGAATTTCAGTATCGGACATGAACCAGAGCTGACCGGTTTTGCTGTTGGTGACTTCAAAGACTTCCAGGTCTTTATCCATCATCGCTTCACAGACCGCTGGTGGCCGGCCTTTCTTTTCTGCGAGATCGCGAATCGTCACCCGGATCGGACTCAGAATTTTTTCCGGTACGAATTCGAACTGCCCATTTTTGTTCTCATGCATGACCCCCGCGTCGCCAATCTGGCCGTTGGGTTTGAGAAAAATCTCGTCACAGCCCAGGGCAATAATCGCCGCACTGCTCATGGCACGTTCGGGAATATACGCAACGGTGCGAACCTTACTGGATTCGAGATCGGCAATCCGATTCGCCAGATTCATCCCGGAAAGCAGGTATCCACCGCCAGAATCGATTTCAAACACCAGCATATTGGCCCCGGAATTGACGGCCCGATTGATCTGCCGTTCGATGAATGTTTCCAGAATGGGTGAAATCATCCCGTCGACCTTGATCAACATTACTTTAGGTGCTTCTCCCACCGTCGGATCGTCGCGCAGCTTTTCCCGTGGAATGCCGTAGAATTCGGAAAGATCTCCCCGGGAATGGGCCAGTTGCTGGACCAGAACATCGACGGCCCGGGCTTTGCTGCCCGAAAAAACGCCCAGCGAACCGACTTCTTTGATGGTTTCCACATCGGTGATCACAGCCTGATTGTCCCGCAGTCGCTTCAGTTCTTCGGGAGTGACCACCCGCGATTCGACCTGCTTATTCTTGCCTTCGCCCTGCTGGATTTTCACTTTCAGCACGGCCTGCTGCGGATCCATCATGCCCAGAGCCAGTGCCCGGCTCAGTTTGGGATTGTGCCGTTTTTCCACGATCGAGAGCACAAACTGCTGTTCGTCCCGATCCAGTGCTTTACCGTATCCGATATCACCCAGTTCCGCATCGGGGTGCATCACGATTTCATCACAGGCCAGCGCCAGAACCACGTTGTTACCAATGACCGTTTCCGGGATCCACGCAATTGTTTTCAAGCTGGATAATTTAGACGAGGCCAGAAATTTCGCCAGCCCCTGCACCTGGTGAAAGGGGCTCGAACCGGGTGTGATTTTAAGCACCAGATAGCCTGTCTCTCCGGCTTGAGCGGCTTCGTTCTGCAGTGCCAGGGCGGCATTGGTCACGCGTCCGTAGGTGACCTCACCCACGGGACTTTCGATTGACATAAACTGTGCGGGAATCGATGGGGGCCCGTCGGGCTCGGCTTTCTTCGCAGGTGGATCCGCTGGTTTATCGGATTTGGGAGCCTGTTTGGCAGGATCAGCCTGGAGTGCAGAATTTCCGTTGAGCACTAAAAGTCCCAGAATCAAGGCCAGGAACATCTGGTTGACGTGTTTCATGATGTGACTTTCAATCAGGTCTGAACTGCAAAGGCTGAAAACAAAATCGCGTTCTCAGCTGTCGGCCTCAAGATGGGACAGCGCCCCGGCTCTACTACTATAATCAGTTTCGGAAGAGGGGGTGTACTCATTTAACGGTATTTTATCCCACAGGGATCATTTCCTGCACAAAAATTATAGATGATTTTCCCATTCGAAATAAGGCCCTGCTTTTCATTCCAGCCCGAACAGAATGAATCTTCACAAATCGTGACGTTTCTCTATAGACAGATGGGAGACACTTCATGTTCATCGCAAAAGCCTCGATTACGTTCACTGGTGAGAGACGCGTGCGGCTCAACAATCCTGACCTGTGAAACCGTAAGAATTTCGGAGAAAACAGGTTAAATTTTCAGCGGTCACTCCTTACAATACTGGGACGAATCGTATCAGCACCCTAAAGGGCAACCATGTCATTCTACGGCTATCACCCCATCATCGAAAAGTGGTTTCGCAAACGCTTTGCGGGCCCTACCGAACCGCAGCAGCAGGGCTGGCCCTGCATCAACCGGGGTGAGCACACACTGATTTCCGCCCCTACCGGTAGTGGTAAGACATTGACGGCGTTCCTGTCAGTGATCGATCGCATCGTGAAACGCTCACTGGAAGGCGACCTCGATGATGAGACCGTGGTCGTCTACGTCTCCCCCTTACGGGCGCTCTCCAATGACATGCATCGGAACCTGACCGAGCCGCTGGAAGAAATTTCCGCACTGCTCGAAGAAGAAGGCTACCTGTTCACACCGATCCGCATCGGATTGCGCACCGGCGACACCCCTTCCTCACAGCGGACTGCGCTGGTCCGGCGTCCGCCCCATATTCTTGTGACGACTCCTGAATCGCTGTACCTGATGCTGACCGGCACCAAAAGCCGGGAGACATTGAAAACCGTCGAGACTGTAATCGTCGACGAAATCCATGCTCTGCTCCGCGACAAACGGGGATCGCACTGGTCGTTGACCCTCGAACGACTCGAAACACTGGTCGAGCATCCGTTGCAGCGAATTGGGCTGTCAGCGACGCAGAAGCCGCTGGAACGGGTCGCACAATACCTGGTAGGAAACCGTCCCGAGATAGAGATCACGAGTTCTGCTCCTCCGGAACAGGAGAATGCTCACCCCGAACAGACCTGCCGGATTGTGAATATCGGCCACTCCCGCACACTGGATGTGGCAATCCAGGTTCCCCCTTCGGAACTGAGTGCGATCTGCACTCACGAACAATGGGCGGAAGTGCTGGACCAGATCGTCGCGTTGATTGAATCGCATCACAGTACGCTGATCTTTGTCAACACACGGCGTCTGGCCGAACGGATTACCCATCAGTTGACCGAGCGACTGGGAGAAGAAGTCGTCGGCAGCCATCACGGATCGTTGTCCGCCAAAATCCGGCATCGTACCGAGCAGAAGCTGAAAACGGGGGAACTGAAGGCGGTCATCGCTACCGCGTCACTTGAGCTGGGAATCGACGTCGGCTACATCGACCTGGTGGTACAGATTGGTTCGCCACGGGGCATCGCGACCTTCCTGCAACGGATCGGTCGCTCGGGGCACTCACTGGGACTGGTGCCTAAAGGACGGATCTTCGCGCTCTCCCGCGATGAATTAATGGAAAGCATGGCCCTGGTTCGGTCGATCAAGCAGGGAATCCTGGATACGGTCCGCATGCCGGAAGCCCCGATCGATATTCTGGCCCAGCAGATCGTGGCGGAAGTCTCCAGCCAGGAATGGAACACCGAGGAACTGTTTGCAGCGGTCACACGGTCGTATTCCTATCGCAATCTGAAGCGGACCGACTTCGACAGCACGATTCAATTTCTGAGTGAAGGCATCAGCAGCACAGCCGGCCGCAGTCGCGTCTATCTGCACCACGACCAGGTACAGAAACGAGTCCGCAGTCGCAAGAATGCGCGTCTCGTCTCGACGATGAACGGCGGTGCGATTCCGGAAATCGCCTCGTACCGTGTCGTCACCGAAGACGATCAGACGGTGGTCGGATCGGTGGATGAAGAATTCGCCGTGGAAAGCATGGCCGGGGATGTCTTCCTGCTGGGCAACACGTCCTGGCAGATCCGCTACGTGCGTGGCGGCGATGTGACTGTCGTCGATGCCCACGGTGCGCCGCCGTCAATTCCCTTCTGGTTTGGTGAAGCACCGGGACGTTCGCTGGAGCTCTCGACCGAGATCTCGCATCTGCGGGAAGAACTTTCGCAGCGGATTGAAGATCCCGAACAGGCGATTCTCTGGCTGACGACCGAATGCAATGTCGATGAGTGGGCGGCTAAACAGACGGTGGAATACATTCAGGCCCAGAAAGCGGCCCTGGGAATGGTGCCCACGCAGAAACGAATTGTCTTCGAGCGGTTCTTTGATGAATCCGGGGGCATGCAGCTGGTGATTCACGCCCCTTTTGGTGGCGACATCAACCGGGCCTGGGGTTATACAATGCGCAAGCGGTTCTGCCGCTCTTACAATTTTGAGCTGCAGGCGACCGCCGACGATAACGGTATCATTCTCTCGCTCGGGCCGCAGCACAGCTTTCCGCTGGAAAGCCTGTTTTCGATGCTCAATACCAGCAACGTGCAACAGCTGTCCGAACAGGCCATTCTGGATCATCCCATGTTCCACGTCCGCTGGCGGTGGAATGTGACCCGCTCCCTGCTCGTCTCCCGCATGCAGAACGGAAAAAAAGTTCCACCTCCGCTGCAGCGGTTTCGCGCCGAAGACCTTTTGACCGCCGTTTTCCCCCGACTGACCGGCTGTCCGGAGAACGAGATCGGCGAGATTGTCCGCCCCGATCATATTCTCGTCGACCAGACACTCTATGACTGTCTTAACGAACAACTCGATATCGACGGGCTCAAACAGGTCTTACTGGAAATTGAGCAGGACCAGATCAAGCTGATCCCCCGCGATACCCGGGAGCCGTCCCCCTTTTGTTATGAGCTTTTGAATTCCAGCCCCTATACCTTCCTGGACGGGGGCGAAGCCCAGGAACGACGCGCCCGAGCCGTGGCAACGCGGCACACACTGTCTGTGGAAAGCGTGGAAGATCTGGGACGTTTGTCGCCCGAGGCGATCGCGCAGGTCTGTCAGGAAGCGCAGCCCCTGGTTCGCAATGCAGACGAATTCCACGATGTCCTGCTGGGACGGATTCATCTTCCCATCAACCAGTGTCCCGACTGGGCCGACTGGTATCGGGAACTTGAAGCCACAGGACGCGCGACGACACTCACACGTGCGATTGACAATACAATTCCAAGTTGGGTAGCGACCGAACGACTGCCTGCAGCCCTGGCCGCTTTCCCCGATTCCTCACATGCACCGGCAGTCGAAGTTCCTGCAGGCGTACAGCAGGAATGGGAGTCGACCGAGGCCCGCACGGCCATCATTCGGGGACTGCTGGATACCTGCGGCCCCCTGTCGGTGGCGGAGCTTGCGGATCTGGCTGGCATGACCGAATCGCAAACCGAAGCGGCCCTGTATGCACTCGAAGGCGAAGGCTCTGCCATGCAGGGTTACTTCCGCGTTAAAGATCCAAACTGGGATCAGAGTGCAGCTGAGGGTCAGGAGCAGGCGGAAGTGAAAGAGTCAGACAACGTCGTCCCGCCCAAAGAATGGTGTCATCGCCGGCTGCTGTCCCGTATTCATCGTCTGACGCTGCAGGGACTAAGGGCCCAGGTACAGCCTGTTGATCCCAGTGTGTTTATTCGTTATCTCACGCATCATCATGGACTGGCTGGCGGCGAGAAACGGACCGGCACGAATGGTCTGTTCGAAGTACTCTCGATGCTGCAGGGGATCGACATCCCGGCGGTCTGCTGGGAACGGGATATCCTGCCGGCACGCCTTTCGAACTATCAGAGCAGTCAGTTGGACGAACTCTGTTTCACCGGCGAGATTGGCTGGGGGCGACTCTATCCTCCCAAGCGCAACCCGGATCAGGGGAAACCGATGACCGGCATCACCCGCAATGCGCCGGTGTCGTTCTTTCTCCGCGAGGATATCCCCTGGCTGACCTGTTTTAACCTGGTGCAGTCAGAGAGTGAATCAGAAGAATCCTGCCTGAGCAGCCCGGCACAGGAAGTACAGGAACTGTTGACCCAGCGTGGTGCCCTGTTTGCCACCGATCTGATGACGGCGACCGAGTCACTCCCTTCGCAGATCGCTGATTCACTAGGCGAACTGATTGCCCGCGGTCTGGTCACTTCAGACAGTTTTTCCGGCATGCGACAGTTTACGCAGGACCGCGCTACACAGAAACGGCGTTCTTCGCGGAAATCGCGGATCGGTCTGGTCCGCAAACGTTCGACTCCCAACAACACCGGACGTTGGTCAATCTGGCGACGCGAGCCTGAGGAACCAATTGAAGAACGGGGACTCAAGCATTACGAAAATGTCGAACAGTGGGCGTGGCAGCTGCTCAGGCGGTGGGGCGTGGTATTCCGCGACCTGCTGATTCGTGAACCCGGTGCGCCGCGGTGGTTTGAACTGCTGCAGATCTTTCGTCGGCTCGAAGCCCGCGGTGAAATCCGCGGGGGGCGTTTTGTGACGGGCGTAGCTGGCGAGCAGTTTGCCATGTCGGGTACGATTCAGGAACTGAGAAAGTTACGGGATGAATCGGGCTGTGATGAACTGACGATTCTGTCCGCAGCCGACCCTCTGAACCTGGTGGGCATTCTGACCAAAGACGCACGCGTTCCCAGCACGGCTCACAATCGCCTGGCTTACTGGAACGGAAACCTGATCGCCTACTCGAAGAGCGAAGAACTGTTCCTGGTAACCAAGGTCAACGACAAAATTAAACGGGAACTCGTGCTCGGCTTCGGGCTCCCCTTGCCCGCAGGATCCAGTCCGGAACAGAACACAGTCGAAGATGAAACGGACTCCTCAGACGAGTTGCAGACAGTCGAAGCAACAGAAACCGAGAGCCCGGTTGAAGAGTCGACGCCACGAAAATCACCTCGCCCCTCATTTCTCTAAACGCAGGAATGTCCCGGGGATTTTAATACGGAAGAGCGCATGCGGAAATATGTCATCTACTTTGCCCTGATTTACCTCATCACGGGACTGCTGCTCCCTGCTTCCCTGCCTGTCAGCCTTGTGCGTGCTGCGGAAACAGAGAAACCATCTGCGGTCGACGAACAGTTACAAACCGCTTACGAGCACCTGCAGCATGGGCGATACGCAGAGGCACGTGAATCTTATGTAGAGGTGGAGAAGAAGCTGGCTGACGTCTCTCCCCCAACCAGCGAGGCGCATTGGAAGCTGATGCAGGGCCTGATGCGGATTGACCTGGAGACGGGCGACACAGCAGCTGCATTCCGTCGCCTGGAAACCGCGTTGAAACAGGATCCGCGTCGCGCAGAACTGCAAGCCTGGGCCGCGAAACTTTATTTTGAGGCGGGGCAATATGAAGAGGCCGAAAAGCACGTCGCGACGGCGTTGACTCTGGACGCCGATCAACCGCGGGCGCATCTGATACAGGCACACCTGCTCACCGAGGCAGGTAAGATTGAAGAAGCCAACGAAGCCTTCCGCTGGTTTGTCCGCTATTATAATCGTGCTCAGCCGGAAGATGCCGAGACGCTGCTGATCATCGCGGACGGCGCAACGCAGTACGCACGCTGGAACAGCGTTTCGCAGATCTTTAATTTCGTGGTCAACACGCTCTGTCCGGATGCACTTAAAGATGATCCTCTGGCCTGGGAGGCGTCTTTCCTGAGCGGTTCCATCCTGCAGGAAAAGTACAATCGACCACAGTCAGCCGAAGAATTTCAGGCGGCACTGACGACGAATTCGCAGGCTGCGCCGGTTTACGTCGCACTGGCAGAGACCGCGGTTGAAATTCGGGAGTTCGACACCAGCAGCGAACTGCTGGAAAAGGCCTTGAAGATCAACCCGCGTCTGCTCTCCGCTCTGTTGCTGAAATGTGACCTGGAACTGATCAACGGACAGTACCCACAGGCTCTGAAAACAGTTGCAGAAGCGGAAAAGGTTAATGCCCGCAGTCAGCTGGTGCTGGCACGGAAGGCGGCCTGCTTTCTGCTGCTGGATGGTGTTCCCACCACCGACGAACTCAAGCCCTTCTTCGACAATACTGAAACGAAAACAAAACCAGCGGGAAAATCTTCCCGGTTTAATCAGCTATTGACTGACCTGCTGGCAGAGAATCCCAAACCGGGCTACTTTCTGTTTGAGCTGGGGAACCTGCTCGAATTCAAACGGCAGTTCGCGTTTGCAGAATTTGCGTACCTGAAAACCAGGGAACTGATGCCGCAACTTTCCGGTCCTCAGACGTCCCTGGGAATGCTCTACATGCAGATGGGCCGGACAGATCTTGCTCAGGAAACCCTCAACGCTGCTTTCCAGGCCGACCCCTATCATGTACGGGTCAGCAACATGCGCAAGGTCCTGGGCGTACTGGAGTCATATGGCTCGATCGTGACCGATCATTTTGTAATCCGCTATGATTCGAAAGCCGATTATATCCTCGGACAGTACATGGCGGACTATCTGGAAGAGATCTACCCGGAGATGGTAGCGCAGTTTGGCTACGAACCGCCGGGCAAAACGCAGTTTGAGATCTACCACGACGCCAAAGGGCTCTCAGCCCATCAGTGGTTCAGTGCGCGGATGATCGGTCTGCCCTGGATTCAGACGATTGGTGCCTCAACCGGTGCTGTCGTCGCGCTGACTTCTCCAACGGCCATGCAGGAACCGTTCAACTGGGCCAGTGTCCTGAA
This window harbors:
- a CDS encoding tetratricopeptide repeat protein → MRKYVIYFALIYLITGLLLPASLPVSLVRAAETEKPSAVDEQLQTAYEHLQHGRYAEARESYVEVEKKLADVSPPTSEAHWKLMQGLMRIDLETGDTAAAFRRLETALKQDPRRAELQAWAAKLYFEAGQYEEAEKHVATALTLDADQPRAHLIQAHLLTEAGKIEEANEAFRWFVRYYNRAQPEDAETLLIIADGATQYARWNSVSQIFNFVVNTLCPDALKDDPLAWEASFLSGSILQEKYNRPQSAEEFQAALTTNSQAAPVYVALAETAVEIREFDTSSELLEKALKINPRLLSALLLKCDLELINGQYPQALKTVAEAEKVNARSQLVLARKAACFLLLDGVPTTDELKPFFDNTETKTKPAGKSSRFNQLLTDLLAENPKPGYFLFELGNLLEFKRQFAFAEFAYLKTRELMPQLSGPQTSLGMLYMQMGRTDLAQETLNAAFQADPYHVRVSNMRKVLGVLESYGSIVTDHFVIRYDSKADYILGQYMADYLEEIYPEMVAQFGYEPPGKTQFEIYHDAKGLSAHQWFSARMIGLPWIQTIGASTGAVVALTSPTAMQEPFNWASVLKHELVHVFTLQQTKYKIPHWFTEALAVRSENSARPQKFNQLLVERVPKNEIYSLDELDGVFVRPKSSSNWNFAYCQSLLCADFMVAEFGDDALKKLLLSYQEQGSTATAIQDCFGISQEEFEKRYHAYLKKITASLKGYQSEEADLSFRELQKQYEANQSDPDLAGKYAYRLLRLRKKGEARSIARKVLETHPTQAQAALTIAQLELLSEDLDSALDVLQKPLSVKTPDVDVLSLAGKILLKQTKFDEALPVYEQAHQTYPYQTEWLQGLSIIYQQQKKEKQLQEALLKLVHLDPNDETSMKLLMEGYRKQGDLEQALRWGQAALQVDVLDPETHQQLSEIALKLDRISVAIRELKMLLHLQEDNAEQRYLLAKTLLDAGQREAARTELDLLLKQNPTHAEGLKLKQKL